A part of Neovison vison isolate M4711 chromosome 6, ASM_NN_V1, whole genome shotgun sequence genomic DNA contains:
- the SLC5A3 gene encoding sodium/myo-inositol cotransporter, producing MRAVLETADIAIVALYFILVMCIGFFAMWKSNRSTVSGYFLAGRSMTWVAIGASLFVSNIGSEHFIGLAGSGAASGFAVGAWEFNALLLLQLLGWVFIPIYIRSGVYTMPEYLSKRFGGHRIQVYFAALSLILYIFTKLSVDLYSGALFIQESLGWNLYVSVILLIGMTALLTVTGGLVAVIYTDTLQALLMIVGALTLMIISMMEIGGFEEVKRRYMLASPNVTSILLTYNLSNTNSCNVHPKKDALKMLRNPTDEDVPWPGFVLGQTPASVWYWCADQVIVQRVLAAKNIAHAKGSTLMAGFLKLLPMFIIVVPGMISRILFADDIACINPEHCMQVCGSRAGCSNIAYPRLVMKLVPVGLRGLMMAVMIAALMSDLDSIFNSASTIFTLDVYKLIRRSASSRELMIVGRIFVAFMVVISIAWVPIIVEMQGGQMYLYIQEVADYLTPPVAALFLLAIFWKRCNEQGAFYGGMAGFVLGAVRLTLAFAYRAPECDQPDNRPGFIKDIHYMYVATALFWVTGLITVIVSLLTPPPTKEQIRTTTFWSKKSLVVKESCSPKDEPYKMQEKSILRCRENSEAVNHIIPNGKSEDSIKGLQPEDVNLLVTCREEGNPVASLGHSEAETPVDAYSNGQAALMGEKERKKETEDGGRYWKFIDWFCGFKSKSLSKRSLRDLMEEEAVCLQMLEEPPRVKLILNIGLFAVCSLGIFMFVYFSL from the coding sequence ATGAGGGCTGTACTGGAGACAGCAGACATTGCCATAGTGGCCCTGTATTTTATCCTGGTCATGTGCATTGGGTTTTTTGCCATGTGGAAATCTAATAGAAGCACCGTGAGTGGATACTTCCTGGCGGGGCGCTCTATGACCTGGGTAGCGATTGGTGCCTCTCTGTTTGTGAGCAATATTGGCAGTGAGCACTTCATTGGGCTGGCAGGATCTGGAGCTGCAAGCGGATTTGCAGTGGGCGCATGGGAGTTCAATGCCTTACTGCTTTTGCAACTTCTGGGATGGGTTTTCATCCCGATTTACATCCGGTCAGGGGTATACACCATGCCTGAATACTTGTCCAAGCGATTTGGTGGCCATAGGATTCAGGTCTATTTTGCAGCCTTGTCTCTGATTCTCTATATCTTCACCAAGCTCTCAGTGGATCTGTATTCAGGTGCCCTCTTTATCCAGGAGTCTTTGGGTTGGAACCTCTATGTGTCTGTCATCCTGCTCATTGGCATGACTGCTTTGCTGACTGTCACCGGAGGCCTTGTTGCAGTGATCTACACAGACACGCTACAGGCTCTGCTTATGATCGTTGGGGCGCTCACGCTTATGATTATTAGCATGATGGAGATTGGCGGGTTTGAGGAAGTTAAGAGAAGGTACATGTTGGCCTCGCCCAATGTTACTTCCATCTTGTTGACATACAACCTTTCCAACACAAATTCTTGTAATGTCCACCCTAAGAAAGACGCACTGAAAATGTTACGGAATCCGACAGATGAAGACGTTCCCTGGCCTGGATTCGTGCTCGGGCAGACCCCGGCTTCTGTGTGGTACTGGTGCGCTGACCAAGTCATCGTGCAGAGAGTCTTAGCGGCTAAAAACATTGCTCATGCCAAAGGCTCTACGCTCATGGCTGGCTTCTTGAAGCTTCTGCCCATGTTTATCATAGTTGTCCCAGGAATGATATCCAGAATACTGTTTGCCGATGATATAGCTTGCATCAACCCCGAGCACTGCATGCAAGTGTGTGGAAGTAGAGCCGGGTGCTCTAACATTGCTTACCCACGCCTGGTGATGAAGCTGGTTCCCGTGGGACTCCGCGGCTTAATGATGGCGGTGATGATTGCAGCTCTGATGAGCGACTTGGACTCTATCTTTAACAGTGCCAGTACCATATTCACCCTCGATGTGTACAAACTCATCCGCAGGAGTGCGAGCTCCCGGGAACTAATGATTGTGGGGAGGATATTTGTGGCTTTTATGGTGGTGATCAGCATCGCGTGGGTGCCAATCATCGTGGAGATGCAAGGAGGCCAGATGTACCTTTACATTCAGGAGGTGGCAGACTACCTGACACCCCCAGTTGCGGCCCTGTTCCTTCTGGCAATTTTCTGGAAGCGCTGCAATGAGCAAGGGGCTTTCTATGGTGGAATGGCTGGCTTTGTTCTTGGAGCGGTCCGTTTGACACTGGCCTTTGCGTACCGTGCCCCCGAATGTGACCAACCTGATAACAGGCCAGGCTTCATCAAAGACATCCATTACATGTACGTGGCCACCGCACTATTCTGGGTCACAGGACTCATTACTGTCATTGTTAGCCTCCTCACACCACCGCCCACAAAGGAACAGATTCGTACCACCACCTTTTGGTCTAAGAAGAGCTTGGTGGTGAAGGAAAGCTGCTCCCCAAAAGATGAGCCGTACAAAATGCAAGAGAAGAGCATTCTGAGGTGCAGGGAGAACAGTGAGGCCGTCAACCATATCATTCCCAATGGGAAATCCGAAGACAGCATCAAGGGCCTTCAGCCAGAAGATGTTAATCTCTTGGTGACCTGCAGAGAAGAGGGCAATCCAGTGGCTTCGTTAGGACATTCAGAGGCAGAAACACCAGTAGATGCTTATTCCAATGGGCAAGCAGCTCTTAtgggtgagaaagagagaaagaaggagacagaggaTGGAGGCCGGTACTGGAAGTTCATAGATTGGTTCTGTGGCTTTAAAAGTAAGAGCCTCAGCAAGAGGAGTCTCAGAGACCTGATGGAGGAAGAGGCTGTTTGTTTACAAATGTTGGAAGAGCCTCCACGAGTTAAACTAATACTAAATATCGGACTTTTTGCTGTGTGTTCACTTGGaattttcatgtttgtttatttctccttatgA